In a single window of the Candidatus Margulisiibacteriota bacterium genome:
- a CDS encoding lysophospholipase: protein MRKLIWGFLLLAQLGAVEYSLPAPQRVEIPANRLTIIGTYYPAPTTGSSAVILIHGLGRNRGDWNDLAKYLQKEGLNALSVDLRGHGESIDEDGLGWRAFTAEDYKILLADLNAVLSFAGRNFNVKPGQTGLIGQGLGANLALQLAERNPQVAGVVLLSPALDYKGVKLAVARYQKSIYIICSHFEKLSVEADEYLKRTFKGKLKSDVYDYGGTIISLFRQKFTLPANISVWFKQLFAN from the coding sequence TTGCGTAAACTTATCTGGGGATTTTTATTGCTGGCGCAACTGGGAGCGGTGGAGTACAGTCTGCCGGCGCCGCAGCGCGTGGAAATACCGGCTAACCGCTTGACCATTATCGGCACCTATTATCCGGCGCCAACGACCGGCAGCAGCGCGGTCATTTTGATCCACGGCCTGGGGCGCAACCGTGGCGATTGGAATGACCTGGCCAAGTATCTGCAAAAAGAAGGCCTTAACGCTTTGTCCGTGGATCTGCGCGGGCACGGCGAATCTATCGACGAGGACGGCCTGGGCTGGCGTGCTTTTACCGCGGAAGATTATAAAATTTTGCTGGCCGATCTCAATGCTGTTTTGAGTTTTGCCGGACGCAATTTCAATGTTAAGCCCGGGCAAACCGGCTTGATCGGGCAGGGACTCGGCGCCAATCTGGCTCTGCAGCTGGCCGAGCGCAACCCGCAGGTGGCCGGAGTGGTTTTGCTTTCACCGGCGCTGGACTACAAAGGCGTGAAGCTGGCCGTGGCTAGATATCAAAAATCTATTTACATTATTTGTAGCCATTTCGAGAAATTATCAGTCGAAGCTGACGAATATTTAAAAAGAACTTTCAAAGGTAAACTCAAGTCCGACGTCTACGATTACGGCGGCACGATTATTTCGCTTTTTCGCCAAAAATTTACTTTGCCAGCCAATATTTCTGTTTGGTTCAAGCAGCTTTTTGC